A window of Streptomyces sp. SAI-127 contains these coding sequences:
- a CDS encoding helix-turn-helix domain-containing protein, with the protein MEWLEASTENCPVQRTLDVIGEKWTLLILRDAVNGVRRFDDFHRHIGLSEAVLSDRLRKLTSAGILKTVPYQEPGSRPRNEYRLTRKGWDLWPVLMALTQWGEAYALGPEGPVLDVRHTDCEAPVRVVVECSADHSALTPREVTARLGKGARLRS; encoded by the coding sequence ATGGAGTGGCTTGAGGCGAGCACGGAGAACTGCCCCGTCCAGCGCACGCTCGACGTGATCGGGGAGAAATGGACGCTGCTGATCCTGCGTGACGCAGTCAACGGCGTCCGCCGCTTCGACGACTTCCACCGCCACATCGGCCTCTCGGAAGCCGTGCTCAGCGACCGCCTCCGCAAGCTGACCTCGGCCGGCATCCTGAAGACCGTCCCCTACCAGGAACCTGGCAGCCGCCCCCGCAACGAATACCGCCTGACCCGCAAGGGCTGGGACCTGTGGCCCGTTCTGATGGCACTGACCCAGTGGGGCGAGGCATACGCCCTCGGCCCCGAGGGGCCTGTCCTGGACGTCCGCCACACCGACTGCGAAGCCCCGGTCCGTGTCGTCGTCGAATGCTCCGCGGACCACTCCGCCCTCACTCCGCGCGAAGTCACCGCCCGGCTGGGAAAGGGCGCCCGCCTCCGGTCCTGA
- a CDS encoding PaaI family thioesterase produces the protein MGRTRTYQWDDPAISAEAAGRMAGIDFLREVQAGRLPRAPISQTVDFALDEVEPGRAVFSLTPGEEHYNPIGSMHGGVFATLLDSAAGCAVQSLLPQGMAYTSLDLTVKFLRRVTVDTGPVRAIGTVVNKGRQTALAQAQLVDAKDRILAHATSSCMLFPVPAPRV, from the coding sequence GTGGGGCGAACGCGTACGTATCAATGGGACGATCCCGCGATCTCGGCGGAGGCCGCCGGACGCATGGCCGGTATCGACTTCCTGCGCGAGGTGCAGGCGGGCCGGCTTCCGAGGGCGCCGATCAGCCAGACCGTCGACTTCGCCCTGGACGAGGTGGAGCCCGGCAGGGCGGTCTTCTCGCTGACGCCGGGGGAGGAGCACTACAACCCGATCGGCAGCATGCACGGCGGCGTCTTCGCCACGCTGCTCGACTCGGCGGCGGGCTGCGCCGTCCAGTCGCTCCTCCCGCAGGGGATGGCGTACACCTCGCTCGACCTGACGGTGAAGTTCCTGCGTCGGGTCACCGTGGACACCGGCCCGGTGCGCGCCATCGGCACAGTCGTCAACAAGGGCCGCCAAACCGCCCTCGCACAGGCCCAGTTGGTCGACGCGAAGGACCGCATCCTCGCCCACGCCACCAGCAGCTGCATGCTCTTCCCGGTACCCGCCCCTCGGGTGTGA
- a CDS encoding oxidoreductase, translating to MATTRPVVLVTGASSGVGKETARAFAAAGFEVIGTARNIARVTAPAGVTYLDLDVTSDESVSSVVKQVIDRFGRIDVLVNNAGVGANGAAEEFSVARTQEVFDVNVYGIMRMTKAVLPHMRAQRSGRVINVSSLSGFVPSPFMAIYTSTKHAVEGYSGSLDHEVREHGVRILLVEPGPINTPFGDHSVQGDTPLPLYASGRHTFDEVLAKNTSGGDDPATVAKVIVAAATDRNPKLRRTAGTTAAGISLFHRVLPARIFDRIVRRFNRMPN from the coding sequence ATGGCGACAACCCGGCCGGTAGTGCTCGTGACAGGTGCCTCTTCGGGGGTCGGCAAGGAGACGGCCCGTGCCTTCGCCGCGGCGGGCTTCGAGGTGATCGGAACCGCTCGCAACATCGCGCGGGTCACCGCGCCCGCCGGGGTGACCTACCTCGACCTCGACGTGACCAGCGACGAATCGGTCTCCTCCGTGGTCAAGCAGGTGATCGACCGGTTCGGGCGTATCGACGTCCTGGTCAACAACGCCGGCGTCGGCGCCAACGGCGCCGCCGAGGAGTTCTCCGTCGCCCGGACCCAGGAGGTCTTCGACGTCAACGTCTACGGCATCATGCGGATGACCAAGGCGGTCCTGCCGCACATGCGCGCGCAACGGAGCGGGCGCGTCATCAACGTCTCCTCCCTCAGCGGGTTCGTCCCCAGTCCGTTCATGGCCATCTACACCTCCACCAAGCACGCGGTCGAGGGCTACTCCGGGTCGCTGGACCACGAGGTCCGCGAGCACGGCGTGCGGATCCTGCTCGTCGAGCCCGGCCCGATCAACACCCCGTTCGGGGACCACAGCGTGCAGGGCGACACCCCCCTGCCGCTCTACGCCTCGGGACGGCACACCTTCGACGAGGTGCTGGCGAAGAACACCAGCGGCGGCGACGACCCCGCCACCGTGGCCAAGGTGATCGTCGCGGCGGCCACCGACCGCAACCCGAAACTGCGGCGCACCGCCGGCACGACGGCCGCCGGCATCAGCCTCTTCCACCGCGTCCTTCCGGCCCGGATCTTCGACCGCATCGTCCGCAGGTTCAACCGGATGCCGAACTGA
- a CDS encoding TetR/AcrR family transcriptional regulator, protein MVRYPKEHKHETRQRIITTAGRRLKQDGIDGSGVSTLMKDAGLTNGTLYAYFTSKDDLVATAVADQMRAQHENIVAQAAPGRAGLEQIIRWYFSTEQRDDIEDGCPNAALLEEIARSTDTTRQAYTNGALVLIDGFAARLAPQDPPSARLKALSLLGMMAGTLQLSRALTDRQLADQLLEQGIRNALALIDAEQHN, encoded by the coding sequence ATCGTGCGGTACCCGAAAGAACACAAACACGAGACACGGCAGCGGATCATCACGACGGCCGGTCGCCGGCTCAAGCAGGACGGCATCGACGGCTCCGGGGTCTCGACGCTCATGAAGGACGCGGGGCTGACCAACGGCACCCTCTACGCCTACTTCACGTCCAAGGACGACCTCGTCGCCACCGCGGTCGCCGACCAGATGCGCGCACAGCACGAGAACATCGTCGCGCAGGCGGCACCCGGCCGCGCCGGACTCGAACAGATCATCCGCTGGTACTTCTCCACCGAGCAGCGCGACGACATCGAGGACGGCTGCCCCAACGCCGCCCTCCTCGAGGAGATCGCACGCTCCACGGACACCACCAGGCAGGCATACACCAACGGCGCACTGGTCCTCATCGACGGTTTCGCTGCCCGCCTGGCACCCCAAGACCCGCCCTCGGCACGCCTGAAGGCACTCAGCCTCCTCGGCATGATGGCCGGCACGCTGCAGCTCTCCCGTGCTCTCACCGACCGGCAGCTCGCCGACCAGCTCCTCGAACAGGGCATTCGCAACGCCCTCGCACTGATAGATGCCGAACAGCACAACTGA
- a CDS encoding TetR/AcrR family transcriptional regulator: MVRYGKEHKSETRRRIIETAGRRFKQDGIDGSGVSTLMKDAGLTNGAFYAHFASKDDLVTTAIADQLKVQAENVVALAEPGRAGLEQIVRGYLSPQHREMLGDGCPNAALLDEIGRCTETTRQAYTDGVLILVEGIAERMAPENPSSARVMALSLLGQMAGTLQLARALTDSRLANELLDQGVDNALALLDAWQRA; this comes from the coding sequence GTGGTGCGGTACGGAAAAGAGCACAAGTCGGAGACGAGGCGGCGGATCATCGAGACGGCGGGCCGCCGGTTCAAGCAGGACGGTATCGACGGTTCCGGTGTCTCGACGCTCATGAAGGACGCGGGGCTGACCAATGGCGCCTTCTATGCTCACTTCGCATCCAAAGACGACCTCGTCACCACGGCGATCGCCGACCAGTTGAAGGTGCAGGCCGAGAACGTTGTCGCGCTGGCCGAGCCTGGACGAGCCGGACTTGAGCAGATTGTGCGGGGGTACCTTTCACCTCAGCACCGTGAAATGCTTGGCGACGGCTGCCCCAACGCCGCTCTGCTCGACGAGATCGGGCGCTGCACCGAGACGACCAGGCAGGCGTACACCGACGGTGTGCTGATCCTCGTCGAGGGCATTGCCGAGCGCATGGCGCCCGAGAACCCGTCCTCCGCACGTGTGATGGCGCTCAGCCTCCTCGGCCAGATGGCCGGGACACTGCAGCTTGCCCGCGCCTTGACCGACAGCCGACTCGCCAACGAGCTCCTCGATCAGGGGGTGGACAACGCCCTCGCCCTGCTTGACGCCTGGCAGCGCGCCTGA
- a CDS encoding PaaI family thioesterase has protein sequence MGRTRTYEWQDPAIVGATAGRVSGVEVLRGLLEGRLPPPPLVAALDFALEEVEEGRVVFSLIPGEEHYNSLGSVHGGVYATLLDSAAGGAVQSTLPQGTAYTSLDLTVKFLRRITVDTGKVRAIGTVVNRGRQTALAQAQLVDAKDRLLAHATSSCMLFPVPAP, from the coding sequence GTGGGACGCACGCGTACGTATGAGTGGCAGGATCCCGCGATCGTGGGAGCAACCGCAGGACGCGTCTCGGGCGTGGAGGTGCTGCGCGGCCTGCTCGAGGGCCGCCTGCCCCCGCCGCCCCTCGTAGCCGCTCTGGACTTCGCCCTCGAGGAAGTGGAGGAGGGTCGCGTGGTCTTCTCGCTGATACCGGGCGAGGAGCACTACAACTCCCTCGGCAGTGTGCACGGAGGGGTCTACGCCACCCTGCTCGACTCGGCGGCCGGCGGGGCGGTCCAGTCGACCCTCCCGCAGGGCACGGCGTACACCTCGCTTGATCTGACGGTGAAGTTCCTCCGGCGGATCACCGTGGACACCGGCAAGGTCCGCGCCATCGGTACGGTCGTCAACAGAGGACGCCAAACTGCTCTCGCCCAGGCCCAGTTGGTCGACGCGAAGGACCGCCTCCTCGCCCACGCCACCAGCAGCTGCATGCTCTTTCCCGTCCCCGCGCCCTGA
- a CDS encoding helix-turn-helix domain-containing protein, which translates to MASLHRVVVLAVDGVYPFELGIPSRVFEAADGRYEVVTCSIDGRPVRTNSDFSITVQHGPEALSTADTVVIPPFTPTAVTTEVPQAVVEALDSVTAGTRLVSICTGAFVLAAAGLLDGRPATTHWMVADLFRACFPHVALDPDVLFIDDGDVLTSAGAASGLDVCLHIIRKDHGSEVANQVARRCVVPPWRDGGQAQYIQHPVPEATASGTAGARQWALENLHEPMTLTDLAEHSHMSLRTFARRFTEEVGMSPGRWLIQQRVDRARHLLETTDQPVDEIAGQVGFAGGTSLREHLHAAIGISPIAYRRTFRGALSPAH; encoded by the coding sequence ATGGCCTCCCTTCACCGAGTCGTCGTTCTGGCCGTAGACGGTGTCTACCCCTTCGAACTGGGCATTCCCAGCCGGGTCTTCGAGGCGGCGGACGGTCGCTACGAGGTCGTCACCTGCAGCATCGACGGCCGCCCCGTCCGCACCAACTCCGACTTCTCGATCACCGTCCAGCACGGCCCGGAGGCCCTGAGCACCGCCGACACCGTCGTCATCCCGCCCTTCACCCCCACCGCCGTCACGACGGAAGTACCGCAAGCCGTGGTGGAGGCGCTCGACTCCGTCACCGCGGGCACCCGCCTCGTATCGATCTGCACCGGCGCCTTCGTCCTCGCTGCGGCCGGTCTCCTCGACGGACGGCCGGCCACCACGCACTGGATGGTCGCGGACCTCTTCCGCGCATGCTTCCCACACGTCGCACTCGATCCGGACGTCCTGTTCATCGACGACGGAGACGTTCTGACCTCGGCTGGTGCGGCTTCCGGGCTGGACGTCTGCCTGCACATCATCCGCAAGGACCACGGCAGTGAAGTCGCCAACCAGGTGGCCCGCAGGTGCGTCGTCCCTCCGTGGCGGGACGGAGGACAGGCGCAGTACATCCAGCACCCGGTGCCCGAGGCCACGGCCAGCGGAACGGCCGGCGCCCGCCAGTGGGCGCTGGAGAACCTCCACGAGCCCATGACGCTGACGGATCTCGCCGAGCACTCCCACATGAGCCTGCGCACGTTCGCCCGCCGCTTCACCGAAGAGGTGGGCATGAGCCCGGGACGCTGGCTGATCCAGCAGCGCGTCGACCGGGCACGGCACCTTCTGGAAACCACCGACCAGCCGGTGGACGAGATCGCCGGCCAAGTCGGCTTCGCCGGCGGCACATCACTGCGAGAACACCTGCATGCCGCCATCGGCATCTCACCGATCGCCTACCGGCGCACCTTCCGCGGCGCCCTGTCCCCCGCGCACTGA
- a CDS encoding alpha/beta hydrolase produces MSAPRNSPSPSRSSYKSAPTRSVSVDGVDFAYRELGPEDGVPLVLLIHLAGNLDNWDPSVVDGLAARHRVITFGNRGVGGSGGSTPDTIEGMAHDAVRFIRALGFGQVDLFGLSMGGFVAQVIAAEEPHLVRKVILAGTGPAGGHGIDKVPTLAVQATIKGALTRQDPKLSLFFTDTASGRRAGRAFLRRLEERTDNRDKDISLTSVRAQMKAIKRWGRQAPSDLSAVRQPVLVANGENDRMVPSRNTIDLAARLPRSELVPLYPDSAHGGIFQNHEDFVARALAFLES; encoded by the coding sequence ATGAGCGCACCGCGAAATTCCCCGTCCCCCTCACGCTCGTCGTACAAGAGCGCACCGACCCGCTCGGTGTCCGTCGACGGGGTGGACTTCGCCTACCGCGAACTCGGCCCCGAGGACGGCGTGCCGCTGGTCCTTCTGATCCACCTGGCCGGAAACCTGGACAACTGGGACCCGAGCGTCGTCGACGGACTCGCCGCACGGCATCGGGTGATCACCTTCGGGAACCGCGGGGTGGGCGGGTCGGGCGGCTCCACGCCGGACACGATCGAAGGGATGGCCCACGACGCGGTGCGGTTCATCCGCGCCCTCGGCTTCGGCCAGGTCGATCTGTTCGGTCTGTCGATGGGCGGCTTCGTCGCCCAGGTCATCGCGGCGGAAGAACCGCACCTGGTCCGCAAGGTCATCCTCGCGGGCACCGGCCCCGCCGGCGGCCACGGCATCGACAAGGTCCCGACCCTGGCCGTTCAGGCCACGATCAAGGGCGCCCTGACCCGCCAGGATCCGAAGCTCTCCCTCTTCTTCACCGACACCGCGAGCGGCCGGAGGGCAGGACGCGCCTTCCTGCGGCGGCTGGAGGAGCGCACGGACAACCGCGACAAGGACATCTCGCTGACGTCGGTCCGCGCCCAGATGAAGGCCATCAAACGATGGGGCCGCCAGGCACCGTCAGACCTGTCGGCAGTTCGCCAACCGGTACTCGTGGCGAACGGCGAGAACGACCGGATGGTGCCCAGCCGGAACACCATCGACCTGGCCGCTCGCCTGCCCAGGAGCGAGCTCGTGCCCCTCTACCCCGATTCCGCCCACGGGGGGATCTTCCAGAACCACGAGGACTTCGTCGCAAGGGCACTCGCGTTCCTCGAGTCCTGA
- a CDS encoding alpha/beta hydrolase produces the protein MSRLSHLDTVRALFTLQDPKQFLFFTRAAGGRRAGKQFLARLKERTHGRDKAISLASYFAPLKAIHRWGLAQPQDLSVIHQPVLVANGDNDRMVPTKNSSELARRLPNADRVVYPDAGHGGIFQFHEQFVAEALDFLER, from the coding sequence GTGAGCCGGCTGTCCCATCTCGACACCGTCCGAGCCCTGTTCACCCTCCAGGACCCGAAGCAGTTCCTCTTCTTCACCCGCGCCGCGGGGGGACGCCGAGCCGGAAAGCAGTTCCTGGCCCGGCTCAAGGAGCGCACCCACGGCCGCGACAAGGCGATCTCTCTCGCGTCGTACTTCGCCCCGCTCAAGGCGATCCACCGCTGGGGGCTCGCACAGCCCCAGGACCTCTCCGTCATCCATCAGCCCGTGCTCGTCGCCAACGGCGACAACGACAGGATGGTGCCGACGAAGAACTCGTCCGAACTGGCCCGGCGACTGCCGAACGCCGATCGGGTCGTCTACCCCGACGCCGGCCACGGAGGCATCTTCCAGTTCCACGAGCAGTTCGTGGCGGAGGCCCTCGACTTCCTTGAGCGGTAG
- a CDS encoding helix-turn-helix domain-containing protein has product MDPRLDRDTSNCSIARTLEVVGEKWTILILREVWYGSSRFSEFERVLGCPRNLLAARLRMLVEEGILATETYKEPGSRSRPKYVITSKGMDLVPAVMGLLQWGDRYRADPEGPAVLARHRECGARVDVQIRCEQGHPVQAKDIESVPGPAFRVRSPE; this is encoded by the coding sequence ATGGACCCCCGGCTCGACCGGGACACGTCGAACTGCTCGATCGCGCGGACCCTTGAGGTCGTGGGTGAGAAGTGGACGATCCTGATTTTGCGGGAGGTCTGGTACGGCTCCTCCCGCTTCAGTGAGTTCGAACGGGTCCTCGGCTGTCCTCGTAACCTGCTCGCGGCACGGCTTCGGATGCTGGTGGAGGAAGGGATCCTGGCCACCGAGACGTACAAGGAGCCGGGCTCGCGGAGCCGGCCGAAGTACGTGATCACGTCCAAGGGGATGGACCTCGTGCCGGCCGTGATGGGGCTGCTGCAGTGGGGCGACCGCTACCGTGCCGACCCGGAGGGGCCGGCGGTCCTGGCACGGCATCGCGAGTGCGGTGCGCGCGTCGACGTCCAGATCCGCTGCGAACAGGGGCATCCGGTGCAGGCGAAGGACATCGAGAGCGTCCCCGGCCCGGCCTTTCGGGTGCGGTCGCCCGAGTGA
- a CDS encoding ABATE domain-containing protein — protein sequence MLAKSRQTRPRTTPVETLREPDDLTGWLLEALLLAPGTIEPSTAAALMSARRLRESVDRAVLAVADGRLPTSGDVTLLNRSAAAAPRPALHLVITGDRLEPAGPTPLAADPALALALIAQDAVDLLLSAEIRRVRVCGADRCALRFLDRSPARNRRWCSMARCGNRTKVRLHQARARQNGPMAEN from the coding sequence GTGTTGGCGAAGTCCAGGCAGACCCGTCCGCGAACCACTCCGGTGGAGACCCTCCGGGAACCGGACGACCTGACGGGCTGGCTCCTGGAGGCCCTTCTGCTCGCACCGGGGACCATCGAGCCCTCCACGGCAGCCGCACTCATGTCCGCCCGACGGCTGCGCGAGAGCGTCGACCGGGCCGTACTGGCGGTCGCCGACGGCCGACTGCCCACCTCCGGCGACGTGACGCTGCTCAACCGGTCGGCGGCAGCGGCCCCCAGACCCGCCCTGCACCTCGTCATCACCGGCGACCGTCTGGAGCCCGCCGGGCCCACGCCCCTCGCCGCCGACCCCGCACTCGCCCTGGCGCTCATCGCCCAGGACGCCGTCGACCTGCTTCTGTCCGCCGAGATCCGGCGCGTACGCGTCTGCGGAGCGGACCGCTGCGCTCTGCGTTTCCTGGACCGCTCCCCGGCCCGCAACCGCCGCTGGTGCTCCATGGCCCGCTGCGGCAACCGCACCAAGGTCCGCCTCCATCAGGCGCGTGCACGCCAGAACGGCCCGATGGCGGAAAACTGA
- a CDS encoding alpha/beta hydrolase, with product MGQPTVTTGVTQVDGVRLHYVRAGSGPLLVLLHGWPQTSECWRPVLADLAADYTVVAPDLRGYGLSDKPTTGYDKRRMAADMAGLVEALGFERAMVVGHDRGARVGHRWALDRPDQVERLAVLDIVPTREMFRRLDASLASGYWHWLFHMQPDLPERLVGHDIRGYLEYFFERWTYNRHGITADAVDGYVRAFSRPGALRASLDDYRAMEEDTALDDIDAAEGRRLTMPLLALWGSAGLPARLPALEIWRDYADDVTGAEIPECGHFIPEEQPQALMAHLRPFLAGERSR from the coding sequence ATGGGACAGCCGACAGTCACCACCGGAGTGACGCAGGTGGACGGGGTCCGCCTGCACTACGTCCGAGCCGGGTCAGGACCTCTGCTCGTCCTGCTCCACGGCTGGCCGCAGACCTCCGAGTGCTGGCGGCCGGTACTGGCCGATCTCGCCGCCGACTACACCGTTGTGGCGCCGGACCTGCGTGGATACGGCCTGAGCGACAAGCCCACCACGGGATACGACAAGCGGCGGATGGCCGCCGACATGGCAGGCCTCGTCGAGGCGCTCGGCTTCGAGCGGGCCATGGTCGTGGGCCACGACCGCGGTGCTCGCGTGGGGCACCGCTGGGCGCTGGACCGCCCGGACCAGGTGGAGCGGCTGGCCGTGCTCGACATCGTTCCCACCCGGGAGATGTTCCGCCGCCTGGACGCCTCACTCGCCTCCGGGTACTGGCACTGGCTGTTCCATATGCAGCCCGATCTGCCCGAGCGCCTGGTGGGGCACGACATCCGCGGGTATCTCGAGTACTTCTTCGAGCGGTGGACCTACAACCGCCACGGCATCACGGCCGACGCGGTCGACGGCTACGTCCGTGCGTTCTCCCGCCCGGGCGCCCTGCGCGCGAGCCTCGACGACTACCGCGCCATGGAAGAGGACACGGCGCTCGACGACATCGACGCCGCCGAAGGCCGCCGCCTCACCATGCCGCTGCTGGCGCTGTGGGGTTCCGCGGGGCTGCCTGCCCGCCTGCCGGCACTGGAGATCTGGCGTGACTACGCGGACGACGTCACCGGTGCCGAGATCCCGGAGTGCGGTCACTTCATCCCGGAGGAGCAGCCGCAGGCGCTGATGGCGCATCTGCGGCCTTTCCTCGCCGGCGAGAGGAGCCGGTGA
- a CDS encoding DHA2 family efflux MFS transporter permease subunit: MKQHSKQPVRGGSAVWAVVITSAAGFITALDNLIVTTALPSIREDLGGGLEDLEWTVSAYTLTFAVLLMFGASLGDRFGRRRLFAIGLGIFTAASAAAALAPGMGELIAARAAQGVGSAIVTPLTLTLLSAAVPAERRGAALGVWGAASGIAVATGPLIGGALTENLSWQWIFWVNVPLGLALIPFALLRLEESRGPNPTLDLVGTVLASGGLFGIVYALVRGNAEGWSSPTVLGGFFAGTALLVGFVLYELRAKHPMLPMRLFHTRAFSAINAASLLMLLGMFGSIFLLSQYLQTVGGYSPMQAGVRMLPWTAMPMIAGPLAGALSDRIGGAPVVTAGMALNAVGLGLWAITVEPHVAYTHLLPALIVCGIGLGMFFAPSANLVMSTVRPEEQGIASGANNAIREVGGAIGVATLAAVFSAQGGYGSASLFVDGLIPALWVGAGAVALAAALALLMPRPRKADGPTPSLALGDAPPGVTVVT; the protein is encoded by the coding sequence ATGAAACAGCACAGCAAGCAACCGGTTCGGGGCGGCAGCGCCGTCTGGGCCGTGGTCATCACCAGCGCGGCCGGGTTCATCACCGCGCTGGACAACCTGATCGTCACGACCGCTCTCCCCTCGATCCGTGAGGACCTCGGTGGCGGACTCGAGGACCTCGAGTGGACGGTGAGCGCCTACACCCTCACCTTCGCGGTCCTGCTGATGTTCGGTGCGTCGCTGGGTGACCGATTCGGCCGCCGCAGACTGTTCGCCATAGGGCTCGGGATCTTCACCGCGGCCTCGGCCGCGGCCGCTCTGGCACCGGGAATGGGTGAACTGATCGCCGCGCGTGCGGCGCAGGGCGTCGGGTCCGCGATCGTGACGCCGCTGACGCTCACCCTGCTCTCGGCCGCCGTCCCTGCCGAACGGCGCGGCGCGGCCCTGGGTGTCTGGGGCGCGGCCAGCGGCATCGCCGTCGCCACCGGACCACTCATCGGCGGGGCACTGACCGAGAACCTCTCCTGGCAGTGGATCTTCTGGGTCAACGTACCTCTCGGTCTGGCGCTGATCCCCTTCGCCCTGCTGCGGCTGGAGGAGAGCCGCGGCCCGAACCCGACCCTGGACCTGGTCGGCACCGTGTTGGCCAGCGGCGGTCTGTTCGGCATCGTCTACGCCCTGGTGCGCGGCAACGCCGAGGGCTGGAGCAGCCCGACCGTGCTGGGCGGCTTCTTCGCCGGTACGGCCCTGCTGGTCGGCTTCGTCCTGTACGAACTGCGCGCCAAGCACCCGATGCTGCCGATGCGCCTGTTCCACACACGCGCCTTCAGCGCCATCAACGCGGCCAGCCTGCTGATGCTGCTGGGCATGTTCGGGTCGATCTTCCTGCTCAGCCAGTACCTGCAGACCGTCGGCGGCTACTCCCCGATGCAAGCCGGCGTACGGATGCTGCCCTGGACCGCCATGCCCATGATCGCCGGACCACTGGCCGGGGCACTGTCCGACCGCATCGGCGGCGCACCCGTCGTCACGGCGGGCATGGCCCTGAACGCCGTCGGCCTCGGCCTCTGGGCCATCACCGTCGAGCCCCACGTCGCCTACACCCACCTGCTGCCCGCACTGATCGTCTGCGGCATCGGCCTGGGCATGTTCTTCGCTCCCAGCGCCAACCTCGTCATGAGCACGGTCCGCCCGGAGGAACAGGGCATCGCCTCCGGCGCCAACAACGCCATCCGTGAGGTCGGAGGCGCCATCGGCGTCGCAACCCTGGCCGCGGTCTTCTCCGCCCAGGGCGGCTACGGATCCGCATCACTGTTCGTGGACGGACTCATCCCGGCGCTCTGGGTCGGAGCCGGTGCGGTCGCCCTGGCCGCAGCCCTGGCCCTGCTGATGCCCCGCCCGCGCAAGGCCGACGGCCCGACGCCCAGCCTTGCCCTGGGAGATGCTCCGCCCGGCGTCACGGTCGTGACCTGA
- a CDS encoding SDR family oxidoreductase, with the protein MDLSTSTVLVTGANRGFGRALAAELLSRGATVYAGARNPDQVDLPGAKPIALDITDPASVAAAAEATGDVTVLVNNAGSSTGADLLTADLDAVRLEMDTHYFGTLSVTRAFAPQIAANGGGAILNVLSGLSWVSFPDFGAYCAAKSAEWSLTNALRLQLADQGIRVAGLHVGYMDTDMVRAVDAPKSDPTDIARIAVDGIAAGAYEIVADDASRQAQTALAGGVSALYPQLP; encoded by the coding sequence ATGGATCTCTCCACCAGCACCGTTCTTGTCACCGGAGCCAACCGGGGATTCGGCAGGGCCCTCGCCGCCGAACTGCTCAGCCGCGGCGCCACCGTCTACGCCGGCGCCCGCAACCCCGACCAGGTCGACCTGCCCGGCGCCAAGCCGATCGCGCTCGACATCACCGACCCCGCCTCCGTCGCGGCCGCCGCCGAGGCCACCGGCGACGTCACCGTCCTGGTCAACAACGCGGGGTCGTCCACCGGCGCCGACCTGCTGACCGCCGACCTGGACGCCGTCCGCCTGGAGATGGACACCCACTACTTCGGCACCCTCTCGGTGACCCGCGCCTTCGCACCCCAGATCGCGGCCAACGGCGGCGGGGCGATCCTCAACGTCCTGTCCGGCCTGTCCTGGGTCAGCTTCCCGGACTTCGGCGCCTACTGTGCCGCCAAGTCCGCCGAGTGGTCGCTCACCAACGCCCTGCGCCTCCAGCTCGCCGACCAGGGCATCCGCGTGGCAGGCCTGCACGTCGGCTACATGGACACCGACATGGTCCGGGCCGTCGACGCGCCCAAGTCCGACCCCACCGACATCGCCCGGATCGCCGTCGACGGCATCGCCGCCGGCGCCTACGAGATCGTCGCGGACGACGCCTCCCGCCAGGCGCAGACCGCACTCGCCGGGGGCGTCTCCGCGCTCTACCCGCAGCTCCCCTGA